From the genome of Parasteatoda tepidariorum isolate YZ-2023 chromosome X1, CAS_Ptep_4.0, whole genome shotgun sequence, one region includes:
- the LOC107448951 gene encoding BTB/POZ domain-containing protein Tiwaz isoform X2 → MDQKLLMSESNYNHKISGIPCVAAASRYTAPVHIDVGGSIYTSSLETLTKHPDSRLARMFNGSIPIVLDSLKQHYFIDRDGKMFRHILNFMRTNNLSLPDDFNELDLLYEEARFYDIPAMLRQIEQLKRERSKRKMDSCSSPTQSRNGRKYENQNNIQNECSSSPGYDCPGEFQCLALNVSPDLGERIVISGDRALVEEVFPEIGQPLMDARSSVAWNQDSKHVIRFPLNGYCKLNSLQTIVRLLNSSFRILASNGGGVEGQQFSEYLFVRKCAPL, encoded by the exons ATGGATCAAAAACTGTTGATGtccgaatcaaattacaatcataaaatttctgGAATACCGTGCGTAGCTGCCGCATCGAGATACACTGCTCCAGTCCATATTGATGTGGGTGGATCAATTTATACTTCTTCGTTGGAAACTCTTACTAA ACACCCAGACTCTCGTCTAGCAAGAATGTTTAATGGAAGCATACCAATCGTATTAGACAGTCTCAAACAACATTACTTTATTGACCGAGATGGTAAAATGTTTCGCCACATACTAAATTTTATGAGAACGAACAATTTGTCTCTTCCAGATGATTTTAATGAACTAGACTTACTTTATGAAGAAGCTAGGTTTTATGACATTCCAGCCATGTTACGGCAAATCGAACAATTAAAGCGAGAACGTAGCAAAAGAAAGATGGACTCATGTTCTTCACCAACCCAATCACGGAATGGGCGGAAATATGAAAATCAGAATAACATACAAAATGAGTGCAGTAGTAGTCCTGGATATGATTGTCCTGGAGAATTTCAGTGCCTTGCACTGAATGTCAGCCCTGACTTAGGTGAAAGGATTGTTATTAGTGGAGATCGAGCTTTAGTGGAAGAAGTTTTTCCAGAAATAGGTCAACCACTCATGGACGCTCGAAGTAGTGTAGCTTGGAATCAAGACTCAAAACATGTAATTCGATTTCCTCTAAATGGTTATTGCAAACTAAACTCTCTCCAAACTATTGTTAGACTTTTAAACAGTAGTTTTAGAATACTTGCATCAAATGGTGGTGGTGTTGAAGGACAACAATTCagtgaatatttatttgttcgAAAGTGTGCTCCTCTGTGA